Proteins found in one Triticum aestivum cultivar Chinese Spring chromosome 4D, IWGSC CS RefSeq v2.1, whole genome shotgun sequence genomic segment:
- the LOC123096090 gene encoding aspartic proteinase 36 produces the protein MSFISQLYSLGLSGNVFTLCMHSPTGGGILAFGEALEPGLTYTPLLPSPQYYQVNLQSIAVNGQTLPIDSSVFGPSPSNFTFVDSGTTLAFLADGAYDPFINAIRAATPPSALPFTRENGEICFSTSTSIDSAFPSVELDFVGGAKMFLYPHNYMYYVKPSVYCIGWLRNTGRQVTLLGDIVLVDKILVHDLEKKRLGWMNYDCSQPINVTTARGKKYTNSGQSLHSITTTFTVVLVVVIYITLLT, from the exons ATGTCGTTTATTTCACAGCTATACTCCCTTGGACTCTCTGGCAACGTATTCACTCTCTGCATGCATAGTCCAACTGGTGGCGGAATTCTTGCCTTTGGTGAAGCCCTCGAGCCTGGCTTGACCTACACACCCCTTTTGCCATCGCC GCAATATTACCAAGTGAATCTACAGAGCATAGCTGTAAATGGGCAGACACTCCCCATTGACAGCTCCGTGTTTGGACCCTCACCCAGTAATTTTACCTTCGTAGATTCGGGAACAACGCTCGCATTTCTCGCAGATGGAGCATATGATCCGTTTATTAACGCT ATAAGGGCTGCAACCCCTCCGTCTGCACTTCCGTTCACCAGGGAAAATGGCGAAATTTGTTTTTCCACTTCCACCAG TATTGACTCTGCTTTCCCGTCCGTGGAACTAGACTTTGTGGGCGGTGCCAAAATGTTTCTGTATCCTCACAACTACATGTATTAT GTTAAGCCTTCAGTGTATTGCATTGGCTGGCTTAGGAACACGGGGAGACAAGTCACTTTACTTGGAG ATATCGTGCTCGTAGACAAGATTCTTGTCCATGATTTGGAGAAGAAGCGCCTGGGCTGGATGAACTATGATT GTTCTCAGCCTATCAATGTCACTACTGCGCGTGGGAAGAAATACACTAACTCTGGGCAGTCGTTGCACAGTATCACGACAACTTTTACAGTTGTGCTCGTAGTTGTCATATATATCACTCTGCTCACCTAG